The stretch of DNA TCTAGGCTAGCGTTGTCAGGCCAACTGTTAAGTGGTGCAAAACGCTGGGCGCCAGTTCCACCACCTCCACGGCCGTCACCTGTACGATAAGTACCAGCAGCGTGCCAAGACATCCGGATAAATAATGGCCCATAATGCCCATAGTCAGCGGGCCACCAATCTTGACTGTCTGTCATCAGATCCTTAAGATCCTTCTTCAAAGCATAGTAATCTAGCTTTTTAAATTCTACTGCGTAATCAAAGTCTTCATCCAAAGGGTTCGATTTTCTGTCATGCTGATGCAGAATGTTCAAGTTTAACTGGTTTGGCCACCAGTCTCTGTTTGTCGTACCACTAGATTGGTTTCGAGTCACACTTCCTGTAAACGGGCACTTTCCTGTGTTAGAAGTGTTAGCGTCCATTTGTTTATCTCCTCTCTGTTCTGTTTAAATGAAGTAGCGAATAATTATGCTTCTGATCGTAAGAAACTACAAACCGATCAACGATAATTATTCTTACTTTATAATTATACTAAAGTAACACTTAAATGGAAAGAGAAAATATCATCATACATGCTGTGATCCTTTTCCCTTTGCAAACGGTTCGAGCAGCGCAGCAAAGGCAGCTCGCGATCCCGGTTAATGGACGCCAACACAAAGAAAAAAGAGGAAGCCGTTCAGGATCTAATTAATGGTTTGTATTTACAGCCCCCTATGCATAGAGGGCTGTAAATACAGCGATCATCGATCACTCTCTTTTTTTATGAATCAAACTCTTGGATGGTTTCGCGTTTCTTATTGTATCGCTCAGTATATTGATCGTTTGTGTACTCTTTGCCGCATCGATATACGACTTCTCTTCCCTCACTTACGCTTACAACACCTTTTCCGCCCGAGCGCAATCCTCAAAGTTTCCGGAATGATTGCCGTCACAGAAGGGTTTGTTGTTGGAGAGACCACAGCGACAAAGGGCGAATTGCTTTTTGGTGGCGAATGAATTGCCCTCAGCGTCTACCAGTTCTACATCCCCACGCACAATGATGGGTCCACGATCCATCGTCTGGATTTTAACATCAGCCATCAAATCTACCTCCAATGCTGGATTGATCGTTTCTCTCCACTCTATTTTGAATATTTCACTTATCCAATTGTATTTAAACCTGATTGAACAGTGATTTTAAGCGATTATCATTTCCCCCCGACCATACAAAAACCCCCATCCAGGGGGGTTAACAACTGTTCACTTCAACTGATTTTCTGCAATCTCACCCGCTACCGGCAAACGATACCATTCTTCCTGGTACGCCTTCACCATAAGAACGATCCAGAGAACGATGGCCAGTATCTGAATCAGGGTAATAATCATCCCACCTAAGAAAGGAATGATTCCAGCTACAACTGCAATCACAGTCAAACCGCCAAAGGTAATCACCGACTGCCACGCGTGAAATTTAATAAAGCGATTCTCTTTTTCAATCAGGAGGAAGACTAGCCCGGTCACCCAGCATAAAACATAACATAAACAAGCGGCCACCTTGGGATCTAAGCTGGTCGACGATCCATTTTTCTTTTGCTCTACTTCCGGTTTGTTCTCGTTTTCATTTTCCATAGAAATCCCTCCGTCACCTTTGGGCTCAGTCGATTATTCACCTATTTCGCTATCCCTACTATATCGAAAATCGATCCCACTTGCGAGAGCGGATAAGGCCATGCACCCGCCCAATCTCATGCGAATAGCCTACAACTAAACCCCATATAAGGAGGATACCATGCAGATCATTGTGGTCAATCGGGGTGATTCCATCTGGAGTATCGCCAATCGATTCAGTGTTTCTACAACAGACATCATCCAGATTAACCAACTAACCACCCCGGAAAAACTGGTCCCCGGAGAAGCGCTTCTCGTTCCCGTTCCAGCAGGGGTGCACATTGTGCAAGCGGGGGAATCCCTCTCCTCCATCGCCAACCGCTACGGCATCAGTGTGGAAGCACTACGTCAGGCCAACAATATCCCCACCGACGGACGCATCAACCCTGGACAGCGGCTCACGATACCCGCAGCAGCGAAACGTACCATTGAAGTAAACGGCTTTCTCGAACCGGCAAATACTGAAAAAGATCGTCGGATCATTCAAGAGGTGGCGGAGTATTGCACTTATATCAGCTTGTTTAGCTATCAAGTGCAAGCAGATGGCAACTTACGCCCACTGCAAGATCAAACCGCTCTGCAAGCCTTGGCGAATACCCGTACAGTGCCGATGATGGTAATAACCAATTTTGCAGAGGGTAATTTCTCACCGACTATCGCCCGGCGCATCTTTACTGATACGACGGTACGTGACCGCTTGATCCAAAATGTTTTGACTACCATGAGACAAAAGGGGTACCGGGCCTTAAACATCGACTTTGAAAATTTGCGCACTGAAGACCGTGAACAGTACAACGCGTTTTTGCGACAGATCACCCCTCGGATCAAGGAGGCCGGTTTTCTCGTATCCACCGCCCTTGCTCCAAAAGTAGGGCCGGAACAGACCGGTGCCTGGTATGGCGCCCATGATTATCCCGCCCATGGTGAGATTGTCGATTTTGTCATCCTGATGACTTATGAGTGGGGCTGGTCCGGTGGCCCTCCGCTACCGGTGGCGCCCATTCGCCAAGTACGTCGTGTGCTGGATTACGCCGTCTCCGTCATTCCCCGCAACAAAATTATGATGGGTGGAGCTCTCTACGGCTACGACTGGACATTACCTTATGTACGCGGCGGCCCCTTCGCCAAAACACTCAGCCCACAAGAAGCAGTCGATCAAGCCCGGCGGGTAGGGGCGGAAATTTTATACGATAATCGCGATGAAGCTCCTTATTACCGCTATTACGATCAAGCGCGCAAAGAACACATCGTCTGGTTTGAGGACGCTCGCAGCATGCAGGCCAAATTTAACCTGATCAAAGAATACCGCCTGCGCGGCATCAGTTATTGGGTATTGGGACGCACGTTTCCACAAAATTGGGCACTGTTGGCTGATCAATTCAATATCCGCAAATTACGCTGACCCCAGCAAACCGACGACGGGTTGCTGGGTGTTTTTTTCCTTACGGAAAATAATTGCGCGATTCATCAGGATATTTATCACACATAATTGGCCTTTATATAAGAACTTGGTCCAACATAATTGAAACTTGATTGAGAAATCGCACCCGACTACCCTCAATCATGATCAAATTGTGGCAACTCCTTCCGACTCACTTCTTTTTTGAGAAGACCAAACCGGCTCTCGTTGCACCAAAGCGGCTTTGAAAATGTTAACACATCCATGCTCTCACTGGATGGAACGGTCTCCCCGGCAATGCGAAAGCTTAAATTAAGCACAGTCCAATCAGAGGGCTTTTCTTCCCATTGGTCATCAAGGGTGTACCCCGCATAAGTTTTTCCGCTAATATGAAGACGTCCACCGTCATCGATTCGCCAGTAAAAAGTTTCCCGCTCTAACAACACATAATGATAAAAGGCAAGCCAACCTTCGCCGTTAGCCATAAATGCGATAACGGTATCCTCCTGCGCTCCCGGGCCATATAAGACATCAACGGACCACAACCCAACCAATCGATTCATGATCATCGACCACTCCTTTTCACCGTCACTTCTTATTCAAAAAAATTACTTACAAATCCAGCCCCAAGCTCGCTAGATAATGTTAAAATTAATAATATAGGTGTAATACCTTTATCGAAAGTATTGGTCCATGTCCAACAAGCTAGAACTGCTGTACGGGGAGGTTGATCGCCATTGTTTAAGCGAATTTTCTTGTTTATCGTCGTTAACGTGCTGGTTTTGACTACCATCGTAATCTTTACTACCATTTTTGGCGTTGGCAACTATATCACTTCACAGGGGATCGATTACGGTGCTCTGTTGGCATTTAGTGCCATCGTCGGCTTTTCCGGTGCATTTATCTCACTGGCCATCTCGCGTATCGTGGCAAAGTGGATGATGGGTGTCCGCGTCCTGTCCCCCGATGATCCCAACTTGACCCAAGATGAACGATGGATCATTGAAAAGGTGCACTCCATGTCCCGTAAAGCGGGCATTCGCGAAATGCCCCAAGTTGGCATCTACGATTCTCCTGAAGTAAACGCCTTTGCAACTGGTCCCACCAAAAACCGCTCCTTGGTCGCCGTTTCTACCGGCTTGTTGGAGCGGATGGATGCCGACGCCGTCGAAGGGGTCATCGGCCACGAGGTGGCCCATATCGCCAACGGTGACATGGTAACGATGACACTGTTGCAAGGGGTAATCAACACTTTTGTCGTCTTCCTGTCCCGGATCGCGGCATATGCCGTATCACGGCTGGTACGGGAAGAACTGTCCGGCATCGTCCACTTTGTCTGTGTCATCCTATTTAACATCATCTTCTCCATTCTCGGTAGTATCGCGGTAATGGCTTACTCCCGCTATCGCGAATTCCACGCTGATCGCGGTGGAGCCGACTTCGCCGGCAAGGACAAGATGATACATGCGCTTCGCTCTCTCCAAAACCATGTTGACATGGTCGATGACAGCCAGACAGCGATGCAAACGATGAAAATCAACAGCAAATCCGGATGGCTCAAACTATTCTCCAGCCACCCGGATCTGGATGAGCGCATCGCCCGTTTGGAGCGCTCCTAATCTTTTGTTTAAGTAAAGCTTCTCATGAGTAGGATATACTCGTGAGAAGCTTTTTTTCATTTTTCGCAGCCGGGTAATAAATCGACACTCTCCTTTAAAGGAACCACACTTTCCGTAATACGTGTGTCGGAAAACGCCGCGGTTCCAAGTAGACCTCATTGAAGGCCGTTCATCCCATCTCCACCACCGATCCCATAAATAACAACGCTTCCGTTTCATTATCTTGAATCGTAAAGAAGAACGGCCGGTTTACCTCCATATTAAACGTGTTTGTGGGTACAGGTGCGGACACTAATTGCGCCTCCACCGATGTTGCAGCAGCCGCTTCCGTTCCTTCTTCATTCACCTCTATAAATGAGCGGTGTTTTACTTCTTTGATAACCACATTCTCATTAGGCGAGGCTACCATCCGTTCAAAATTGGCTCGTCCTTCATCAAACGCCACTTCCATCCCCAGCGCTTTTAACGCCTCATTTAACGTCTTATCATACTCCACCTGAAAACGCGGCAGCCGAATGTTTCCTGGTGTCGATTGAAAGTGGTCCATCCATGACTGCCAATCTTGCTCGTTCAATTGCTGCTGAAATTGCGTCAGATCCGAGTTCTCATCCGGCAGGAAAATGTTCATACTGATCCGCCCGTTTCCATATGGCAACTGTACCGCCTCAAACCCTTCCCCTTGGAAATACTTCCACTCTCCAGACTGGGACATCATCGGCACCTTTTGTGTCGACCCGTCCGCTAAGTAGAAATCACGCTCCGTTGTATACGCTTCATCAAAAGGCTCGGCCCATTCCCCTTTAAAATAGATGGCATTAAGTAAAAACAAGATCGTTCGAGGATGGATGTCATCATTGACCATTTTTTCGATTTTTCCGTTTGTATGATCATGGACCCAACCGTTGATGGTGGCGGCGGCTTTAGGATCGTTAAAATCCATCGTCGTGAGATAGGCATCATAAAACGCCTCGTTCTTTTTAAGAAACTCCTCATGAAACGTGATTCCTTCCCTACCCCAGAGCGAATTGGCGATATTTAGTTGTATATCGGGATCCGCATGTTCGATCACGTTTTTTAGCGCAGCATGGGATTGGTTGATTTCCTCCATGCTGAGATTCTGCACTTCCAGTGTGCGCACCATCGCTTCTTTTGTCTCCAGATCCGCCCCGTTATAGGTCATCGCTAAGGCCAACGATACACTAAAGGGCGACAGCAGTATATTTTTATCTTCCTCTTCTTTTACCGTCGCTTCATATAGCCCAAAGGCAAAGCGATTATTTGCGGTGATAAGACGTTTATCAATATCATCAATCTGGAATATGGGTTTATCCTCCTTCCGATGATCGCTTTCGGTTTTGTGGCCGGGTGTAAGCAAAAACGGAAAACAGATGACCGTAAGCAATGCAATTTTAATCGCTGTCGGTTTCATCATATAACCTCCCATTCCACCGTGATCACTGTAACACTATAGACGGTGGAAAACGGAAATTGTTGCAAATAAAATCAAGCACTATGTTTTAAAAAACGAAGGCCACCTCATACGGGTGGCCTCAACCTTAAACCCTAAAAATAAGCAGCGAGAAATCTGCCTGTAAAAGATTCGTTAACAGCCGCCACTTCCTGTGGTGTCCCACTAGCCATCACTCTCCCGCCGGCCATTCCTCCCGCGGGTCCCATATCGATCACCCAATCGGCAGCGGCGATAAGATCGGTATGGTGTTCAACCATCATCACCGTATTCCCTGCGTCGACCAGCTTATTCAACAACAAATGAAGATTTTGCACATCATGAAAATGTAAGCCGGAGGAGGGTTCATCCAATAGATACAAGGTGTGACCGGCGGTAGGTTTGCTAAGCTCCTTTGCCAGCTTTAACCGCTGTGCTTCTCCACCGGATAGGGTCGTCATTGGCTGTCCCCATTGCAAATAGCCAAGGCCTACTTCACATAAGAGTTCTAGCAGTTGTCTCATTTTCTTTAGCCCTGAAAATAAAGAGAGGCTCTCGTCGATTCCCAGTGCCAGAACATCGGCGATGGTATATCCTTGATAGGTAACCGCTAGGACTTCTTCCTTGAACCGTTTGCCGCGGCAGTCGGGACAGACCACCTGCAAATTGGAGAGAAAGTGCATATCGACGGAGACTTGTCCCAACCCTTCACAGCGGTCACATCTTCCACCCGGCGTATTAAAAGAGAAGTGGTTTGCCTTGAAACCTCGCTCTTTCGCCTCCGGCAATCCAGCAAACACCTTACGCAAATGTGTGTACAAATCGATATAGGTGGAAACATTGGAGCGTTGCATGCGTGTAAGGGGGGACTGGTCAACGCGGATCATATTGTCGACTCCATCCATCCCCGTGAGGGAGCGGCACCCGTTCACGTCTGTTCTTCCTTTTTCAGCGGAAGCGAGCACATCAAAGACGAGTGTCGATTTGCCGGAACCGGAGACACCGGAGACGGCAACCAGGCACTGAAGTGGAAAGGAGACCGTCACCTGTTGCAGATTGTGGCGGGTTGCCTCATGAATCGTAATCCTCTGACCGTTGCCTCGGCGTCCCTTTGCTTCCAATTTTCTCTTTTCCCGCAAATAGCGGCCGGTGATCGACTGTGACTGCTTCATCAACTCCCCCAGTGTTCCCTGACCGACGATTTCCCCACCAAAACGGCCTGCACCGGGACCCACATCAATCACATGATCAGCCGCTTGAATCACACGTTCATCATGTTCAATCACCAGTACAGTATTGCCGAGATCACGCAGCTGCTTCATGACATGAATCAAACCGTCCGTATCTTTGGGATGCAGTCCGGAGGTGGGTTCATCCAACAGATACAATACACCAGTCAGACCGGAACCGAGAATAGAAGCCAGCCTCAGCCGTTGTGCTTCCCCGCCGGAAAGCGAGATCGCGTTTCGATCAAGGGTTAAATATCCCAACCCGACACGGATCACCCGTCTCACTTTTATCAGCAAATCGTGCAGAACCGTCTCAAGTAGCGGGTCCTCATCCTGTTGACACTTAGCTTGTACACGCTCGATCCAACTGCAAAGCTCATCCAAGGAATAATGGGAAAGACGGGGCAAGGTTTCACCCATAACCGTCACACGACGGCTCTCTTCCTTTAGCCGTTCGCCGCCGCAGTCGCCGCATGTCTGGGTAATAAAATAAGCGGCATCACTGGATTGCCCCTCCTTTTCCTTGTAACGCCGCCACATTCCTGTCAGCACCCCTTCAAACTTCCCTTTGCTCACACTTTTTGGCGGTGTAATACCGGGAAAATGACGGGAGAAAGCCTCGCTTTCCACCCCGTACAGCAGCAAATCCCACTGCGCTTGGCTATATGTGTGTAAGGGCTGATCCCCTCTCATTGCAAGCCCGTAGTGCTTCCCCGCCGCTTCCAGGATGTTCGCCTGGTAGTCATGCAACATGCCGTGCCAAAAGGTGACTGCACCCTCGCGAATACTTTTCTCTTTGTCAAAGACAGCCTCAGCATCGATCTCTACCACTCTTCCCAAACCGCTGCATCGGGGGCAGGCACCGTTGGGAGTATTAAAGGAAAAATCCGATTTGGTCAACCGTGAATGGAGATGCCGGCAATCGGGGCAGTGAATAACCGTACCCTCATCATCCGTCGCTGGCGGGATGATCGCCTGGCATTGGTTACACTGCATTTCCCCTTTCTTTTGAAACACTAGGCGCAAATACGTATACATGTCGGTTACCGTTCCTACCGTTGACCGCGGATTGCGGTTGGTGATATGTTGACCGATGGCGATCGAGGGAGAAAGGCCCACAATCGAATCCACCTTCGGCTTTTCAATTGATTCCGCTGACATCCCACTGGATTCCATGTATTGCCGCTGACATTCCCGCTGTAAAATATCCAGCGCCAGTGTCGATTTCCCCGACCCTGACGGTCCGGTAACGACCACGAGCTGGTGCTTAGGAATCTCTAGCGAAATATTTTTCAAGTTGTTTTCTCGTGCTCCCTCAATGCGAATTCTCCCAATCATACAAAACCCTCCTTCAATTCAATGCAAGATAATCCTCCACCGCCATTTTATAACTCTAATGCAAGTGAGAAAGTTAGAAGTCATTTATCCCTAAAATTATCGGTTTAGTGCGTCGTCATGTTTAGCGTAGGACTTTAATCTTTTTCTCTAATGTTTGCCTAAGGAGGGTCTTGTTTGATATAGTAAAGATCCACTTTAAGGGAGAGATGGAAGATGCGCTACTACAAGCCGATTGAGATCGCAAGAGAGCTCCACATCAGCACCAGCGCATTACGACATTATGAATCTTGGGGAGTCGTTCCGGCACCTGCGCGTGCTAAAAATGGGTATCGTCTGTATACATCGGAACATTTGGCTTATTTCCGTTGCCTGCGCGCCATGTTTCCCGGATTTGGGGTAAAGCTGACATGTGATGTGCTTCGCCACATTCAAAATGGAGAGGTGGATACCGCTTTCTGGATTGTCAACAAAGAACAGGCCAATCTGCAGCAGGAAAAAGTGGTTGCCGACCAGACGCTTGCTCTACTACAAGATCCTAGCCTTCCTCTCCTGAAAAATAAAAAGAAAAAAAACCAACTAACCATCGGCGAAGTTTCCACACTCACCGATGTACCCGCTTCTGCCATTCGCCATTGGGAAAAGGAAGGACTCCTGTCGCCGGAACGAGATCCCGAGAATGGATATCGGCTTTTCACCCCTGTGCATATCCGGCAGATTTTGCTGATACGCACCTTGCGTAGAACCGTCTATTTTTTGGAGAGTATGAAGGAGATTGTGCAAGCGGTGGAGCATCAGAGCATTGAACAAGCGAAAAAAGTGACAGAACATGCGCTCTTACGCATCCATGAACGCAATCGCCAGCAATACTACGGCGTCCATCGATTAGTCCAGCTGTGTGAAGAAGTGGGGTTGATGAAGCAGGGGTGATGGTTTCATTATTGAAAAAAACTTCTCAACGTGTTTAGAAACACATGAGAAGTTTTACCCTCATTCATTATTCCGATTAATTTCAGCCATGATCATCCGCTCAAGAAATTCGGATATTTTTTTAACCGTTTGTCCAGAAAAATCAAATTCGGCTCAGACCCCGTGAATTATTAAAACTGTTTAGCTACATAGACACGCACTGAAATTATCCAAGATAAAACCAAAATAACGATAGCTGCTGCAGTTATTCCAGTAATCAAAGCTACAGTTGAATACTGTTGGAGGAGAAGAGTGACGGTATCGAGAAAGTTTGTATTTGCGATATGCGGTGCAAGTGCCAGTATACCGACCATTACTACAATGAAAACATAACCCATGAATCGAGGTCCGAAAATCATGTAAGCCGGATAGTAAAGTGCAATCGTAATCATAATAGCAGCAGCAGTCAGCGCGATGCTCATCTCAGTTAGCGGTGTATTGACTGGGATAACAGCGTTCATGACGATCGTTAATATTAAAAGCAGCATACCGACCAGAAGTCCACTCACATATTTAGAAGCGATCACCAATCGGCGATTAACGGGAAGGCTATTAATCAGGATGTGACTATTATTTTGCTCATCAACGTAAGTCGTAGAGAACAGAAAGATGCCTGCAAATAATACCGATAAGAATGAGGGTATTTGATGACTATCAGTGATAACCCATGCTGTAATAGCGAAAAAGATAAATGTTGAAGCATACGTCGATTGATTTGCATAGTATTCCTTTAATAATAATTCTTTCATAGTGTCTGCCTCCTTGAAATTATAATTTCTTGACGGGCACAGCCTTTGACAAAGCGGAAGAGATTAAATGATGAACGTGATGCACGAGGACTCCTAGCTCGATACATGACTGAAATTCTGTTATGAAGAAATTCGTTTATGCTTTTCACCTCGCACCGTAAAGACCATCAGTTGTTCCAAGTTCGTCTGTTCGATTAATACTTCCTTTCCAAAAATTTCTCTCGTTTCAACACGGTCTGCTGTTAATGCTTCAAAACCAAAATCGGTTTCCCGTATACCGATCAAATGCTTACGTGTATCAGCGTCAAGCAACTGACGGTCTCCCTTTACGATTGCAAAGCGTTCTAGGATGTCATCCTTCGTTTCTTGAAAAAGAATACGCCCATCATAAATGAATGTAATGTAATCGGCGATCTGTTCAAGGTCCGATGTAATATGACTGGAGAAAAAGATTGTTTTCTCCTCATCCTGCATAATTTCGGAAAATAAATCTAAAACTTCGCTGCGAAAAACCGGATCCAAGCCAGATGTCGGTTCGTCCATAATAATGAGGTCAGCATGGTGAGCCAATGCGATGGCTAATGAAAACTTCATTTTCATACCGGTAGAAAGCTGCTTAATCTTACGCTTAAGCGGTAAATCAAACTTGCGGACCGTTTCATAAAATAGCGCATCATCCCAGTTCTTATAAAAAGGCGAAATGATTTTTTTCATTTTGTCAATTGTAAGATGATCGTAAAAATGATTTTCAGCGTAAACGAAGCCGATGCGTTCTTTTACAAAACGCTCATTTAATTTATGATCTAATCCAAACAACTCAATACTACCTGAATCAGCATGAATGAGATTCATGATCATTTTGATCGTGCTCGTTTTACCCGCCCCGTTTGGGCCAATAAATCCTGTTACAAACCCCTTTTTAACCGAAAAAGAAATGTTGTCTAACGAAAACTGCTTATAGTTCTTCGATACATTTTTAAGTTCGATTGCATTTTCCATTATTTATCCTCCTCAAATAACATTTCCAAAATCTCTTTCAGTTCAGCAAGGCTCAAATCTGCCCGTTTACTTTCTTCAACGACTTGTGCCAGCTGCTCTTCAATCAGGTTTAACCGCTTTTCGCGAAGAAGTTCGGTATTTTGACTGGCTACAAACGACCCCTTCCCGACGAACGAAGTGATGAAGCCTTCATTTTCTAATTCAACATAGGCACGTTTCGTCGTAATTAAACTGATGCGTAAATCTTTAGCGAGTTTGCGCATTGACGGTAGAGCGTCCCCTTCCTTCAATTCATCATTTAAGATTTTTTCTTTAATTTGAGTCTTAATCTGCTCATAAATCGGTTCTTTTGACTGGTTAGAAATTAATATTCTCATAGACATCCTCATTCCAATGGGATCTTTGGGTATATTGTATATATGTTAAATATACATTATGCACTTTTATGTGTCAACAAAAAAGAAAAATACACTGGATCACAGTGTACTTACATGTATCGGTCGACAATCGTTTGTTGACAAAAGGTGAAATCGGATCTAGTGTGCTAGCGAAAAAAGAGGCTTTCCATAAGTGTGTACCACTCATGGAAAGCCTCTCATTTTTCGTTCGTTCTATTTTAGGGTAAATGGGGGCAGTCCTTACATCATGCCGCCCATACCGCCCATACCGCCCATGTCGGCGCCGGGAGCAGCTGCTTCTTCTTCCGGTTGGTCGGCAACCACTGCTTCCGTGGTCAGCACCATCGCGGCTACGGAAGCGGCGTTTTGCAGAGCAGAGCGGGTCACTTTGGCCGGGTCGACGATACCAGCTTTGATCATGTTGACCCATTCGCCGGTAGCGGCGTTAAAGCCGATGCCCACATCTTCCTTCTTGGCCCGTTCCACGATGACGGAACCTTCGAGACCAGCGTTGAAGGCGATCTGACGCAGAGGCTCTTCCAGCGCGCGCAGCACGATTTTTACACCGGTCAACT from Desmospora activa DSM 45169 encodes:
- a CDS encoding serpin family protein, coding for MKPTAIKIALLTVICFPFLLTPGHKTESDHRKEDKPIFQIDDIDKRLITANNRFAFGLYEATVKEEEDKNILLSPFSVSLALAMTYNGADLETKEAMVRTLEVQNLSMEEINQSHAALKNVIEHADPDIQLNIANSLWGREGITFHEEFLKKNEAFYDAYLTTMDFNDPKAAATINGWVHDHTNGKIEKMVNDDIHPRTILFLLNAIYFKGEWAEPFDEAYTTERDFYLADGSTQKVPMMSQSGEWKYFQGEGFEAVQLPYGNGRISMNIFLPDENSDLTQFQQQLNEQDWQSWMDHFQSTPGNIRLPRFQVEYDKTLNEALKALGMEVAFDEGRANFERMVASPNENVVIKEVKHRSFIEVNEEGTEAAAATSVEAQLVSAPVPTNTFNMEVNRPFFFTIQDNETEALLFMGSVVEMG
- a CDS encoding LysM peptidoglycan-binding domain-containing protein, whose translation is MQIIVVNRGDSIWSIANRFSVSTTDIIQINQLTTPEKLVPGEALLVPVPAGVHIVQAGESLSSIANRYGISVEALRQANNIPTDGRINPGQRLTIPAAAKRTIEVNGFLEPANTEKDRRIIQEVAEYCTYISLFSYQVQADGNLRPLQDQTALQALANTRTVPMMVITNFAEGNFSPTIARRIFTDTTVRDRLIQNVLTTMRQKGYRALNIDFENLRTEDREQYNAFLRQITPRIKEAGFLVSTALAPKVGPEQTGAWYGAHDYPAHGEIVDFVILMTYEWGWSGGPPLPVAPIRQVRRVLDYAVSVIPRNKIMMGGALYGYDWTLPYVRGGPFAKTLSPQEAVDQARRVGAEILYDNRDEAPYYRYYDQARKEHIVWFEDARSMQAKFNLIKEYRLRGISYWVLGRTFPQNWALLADQFNIRKLR
- a CDS encoding TioE family transcriptional regulator — its product is MRYYKPIEIARELHISTSALRHYESWGVVPAPARAKNGYRLYTSEHLAYFRCLRAMFPGFGVKLTCDVLRHIQNGEVDTAFWIVNKEQANLQQEKVVADQTLALLQDPSLPLLKNKKKKNQLTIGEVSTLTDVPASAIRHWEKEGLLSPERDPENGYRLFTPVHIRQILLIRTLRRTVYFLESMKEIVQAVEHQSIEQAKKVTEHALLRIHERNRQQYYGVHRLVQLCEEVGLMKQG
- a CDS encoding ABC-2 transporter permease, yielding MKELLLKEYYANQSTYASTFIFFAITAWVITDSHQIPSFLSVLFAGIFLFSTTYVDEQNNSHILINSLPVNRRLVIASKYVSGLLVGMLLLILTIVMNAVIPVNTPLTEMSIALTAAAIMITIALYYPAYMIFGPRFMGYVFIVVMVGILALAPHIANTNFLDTVTLLLQQYSTVALITGITAAAIVILVLSWIISVRVYVAKQF
- the pmtA gene encoding phenol-soluble modulin export ABC transporter ATP-binding protein PmtA; its protein translation is MENAIELKNVSKNYKQFSLDNISFSVKKGFVTGFIGPNGAGKTSTIKMIMNLIHADSGSIELFGLDHKLNERFVKERIGFVYAENHFYDHLTIDKMKKIISPFYKNWDDALFYETVRKFDLPLKRKIKQLSTGMKMKFSLAIALAHHADLIIMDEPTSGLDPVFRSEVLDLFSEIMQDEEKTIFFSSHITSDLEQIADYITFIYDGRILFQETKDDILERFAIVKGDRQLLDADTRKHLIGIRETDFGFEALTADRVETREIFGKEVLIEQTNLEQLMVFTVRGEKHKRISS
- the uvrA gene encoding excinuclease ABC subunit UvrA, whose product is MIGRIRIEGARENNLKNISLEIPKHQLVVVTGPSGSGKSTLALDILQRECQRQYMESSGMSAESIEKPKVDSIVGLSPSIAIGQHITNRNPRSTVGTVTDMYTYLRLVFQKKGEMQCNQCQAIIPPATDDEGTVIHCPDCRHLHSRLTKSDFSFNTPNGACPRCSGLGRVVEIDAEAVFDKEKSIREGAVTFWHGMLHDYQANILEAAGKHYGLAMRGDQPLHTYSQAQWDLLLYGVESEAFSRHFPGITPPKSVSKGKFEGVLTGMWRRYKEKEGQSSDAAYFITQTCGDCGGERLKEESRRVTVMGETLPRLSHYSLDELCSWIERVQAKCQQDEDPLLETVLHDLLIKVRRVIRVGLGYLTLDRNAISLSGGEAQRLRLASILGSGLTGVLYLLDEPTSGLHPKDTDGLIHVMKQLRDLGNTVLVIEHDERVIQAADHVIDVGPGAGRFGGEIVGQGTLGELMKQSQSITGRYLREKRKLEAKGRRGNGQRITIHEATRHNLQQVTVSFPLQCLVAVSGVSGSGKSTLVFDVLASAEKGRTDVNGCRSLTGMDGVDNMIRVDQSPLTRMQRSNVSTYIDLYTHLRKVFAGLPEAKERGFKANHFSFNTPGGRCDRCEGLGQVSVDMHFLSNLQVVCPDCRGKRFKEEVLAVTYQGYTIADVLALGIDESLSLFSGLKKMRQLLELLCEVGLGYLQWGQPMTTLSGGEAQRLKLAKELSKPTAGHTLYLLDEPSSGLHFHDVQNLHLLLNKLVDAGNTVMMVEHHTDLIAAADWVIDMGPAGGMAGGRVMASGTPQEVAAVNESFTGRFLAAYF
- a CDS encoding DUF4870 domain-containing protein; the encoded protein is MENENENKPEVEQKKNGSSTSLDPKVAACLCYVLCWVTGLVFLLIEKENRFIKFHAWQSVITFGGLTVIAVVAGIIPFLGGMIITLIQILAIVLWIVLMVKAYQEEWYRLPVAGEIAENQLK
- the htpX gene encoding protease HtpX — encoded protein: MFKRIFLFIVVNVLVLTTIVIFTTIFGVGNYITSQGIDYGALLAFSAIVGFSGAFISLAISRIVAKWMMGVRVLSPDDPNLTQDERWIIEKVHSMSRKAGIREMPQVGIYDSPEVNAFATGPTKNRSLVAVSTGLLERMDADAVEGVIGHEVAHIANGDMVTMTLLQGVINTFVVFLSRIAAYAVSRLVREELSGIVHFVCVILFNIIFSILGSIAVMAYSRYREFHADRGGADFAGKDKMIHALRSLQNHVDMVDDSQTAMQTMKINSKSGWLKLFSSHPDLDERIARLERS
- a CDS encoding CDGSH iron-sulfur domain-containing protein: MADVKIQTMDRGPIIVRGDVELVDAEGNSFATKKQFALCRCGLSNNKPFCDGNHSGNFEDCARAEKVL
- a CDS encoding GntR family transcriptional regulator, whose protein sequence is MRILISNQSKEPIYEQIKTQIKEKILNDELKEGDALPSMRKLAKDLRISLITTKRAYVELENEGFITSFVGKGSFVASQNTELLREKRLNLIEEQLAQVVEESKRADLSLAELKEILEMLFEEDK